In bacterium, one DNA window encodes the following:
- a CDS encoding IS5 family transposase has protein sequence MPVIPASLIEPVWVEFAALIGTAERPEFDPAHPLGCHRHRVDDRVVFDCVIAALVHGSGYERVAVPGCSDRTIRRRLADWAERGVTRDLLRTALSGYERMIGLELDDLSVDGSITKSPCGGEVSGRSPVDRGKQGTKRSVVTDGAGLPLHLVAAGANAHDSPLLEPTLAAVPDAVGPLPEGACVHLDAGYDSGKTRDLLHSLGYQYRIATKGKPSPIQVGKRWVVERCHSWMNGYGKLRRSTDKQRRIVEFYLFLAATLTVVHRLINTARSHYRWPQRPTTRRLK, from the coding sequence GTGCCCGTCATCCCAGCATCCCTGATCGAACCGGTCTGGGTCGAGTTCGCCGCGCTGATCGGCACGGCGGAGCGCCCCGAGTTCGACCCGGCTCACCCGTTGGGTTGCCATCGGCACCGTGTCGATGACCGGGTCGTGTTCGACTGCGTGATCGCGGCGCTGGTCCACGGCAGCGGCTACGAGCGGGTCGCAGTGCCGGGCTGTTCGGATCGCACGATCCGGCGCCGCCTCGCTGACTGGGCCGAGCGAGGCGTCACCCGCGACCTGCTGCGGACCGCGCTGAGCGGGTACGAGCGGATGATCGGCCTGGAACTGGACGACCTGTCCGTGGACGGATCGATCACCAAATCCCCTTGTGGCGGCGAGGTATCCGGTCGTTCCCCGGTCGACCGCGGCAAGCAGGGCACGAAACGCTCGGTCGTCACCGACGGTGCCGGGCTACCGCTGCACCTGGTCGCCGCCGGAGCGAACGCCCACGACTCGCCGCTGCTCGAACCCACCCTGGCCGCAGTCCCGGACGCGGTCGGCCCACTGCCCGAGGGCGCCTGCGTGCACCTGGACGCCGGGTACGACTCGGGCAAGACCCGCGACCTGCTGCACAGCCTCGGCTACCAGTACCGGATCGCGACCAAGGGCAAGCCATCACCGATCCAAGTCGGAAAACGATGGGTCGTCGAACGCTGCCACTCCTGGATGAACGGGTACGGCAAACTGCGCCGCAGCACCGACAAACAACGCCGCATCGTCGAGTTCTACCTATTCCTCGCCGCCACGCTCACCGTCGTCCACCGGCTGATCAACACCGCCCGCAGCCACT